From Arcticibacter tournemirensis, one genomic window encodes:
- a CDS encoding LacI family DNA-binding transcriptional regulator produces MSNQRITIYDIAKELGISASYISKALNGKPGVSKQVRELVLQTAAKMNYKNNIYAANLRHGHSRTIGVIIPHINQSFFSDAIAGIELACSENNHNLIICQSHDLSELEARAIESLIRYNVDCILISVSAETESPALLEQIISHNIRLIQFDRVIESVDSYKVLNDNREISYNAAVCLIKEKFSKIAFIGGPPAVNVFRDRKEGYLKAMKDFSLNVPPNFIVEGRLGKEKACETAIQLLSLSDPPDAFFTVSDHQALGVAMALKKLNIDKNKVGLFGFANESFGELLSPSLSSVDQKSTAMGYEAAMLYFSEMLNGKELVKASKTKIIESELVIRESSKRMHQA; encoded by the coding sequence ATGAGCAACCAAAGGATAACCATTTATGACATTGCTAAAGAGTTAGGAATATCAGCAAGTTATATATCAAAAGCTCTTAATGGTAAGCCGGGTGTCAGCAAACAGGTACGCGAACTTGTTTTGCAAACAGCTGCAAAGATGAACTATAAGAATAATATCTATGCGGCTAATCTGCGCCATGGGCACTCACGAACGATAGGTGTTATAATCCCTCATATCAACCAGAGTTTTTTTTCGGATGCTATTGCGGGGATTGAACTGGCATGCTCGGAGAATAACCATAACCTGATAATATGCCAGTCTCACGATTTATCTGAACTGGAAGCCCGGGCCATAGAATCTTTAATTCGTTATAATGTTGATTGTATCCTGATCTCTGTTTCTGCAGAAACGGAATCACCTGCCTTGCTTGAGCAGATTATCAGTCATAATATCCGGCTGATCCAGTTTGACAGGGTGATCGAATCAGTTGATAGTTATAAAGTTCTTAATGATAACCGCGAAATCTCTTATAACGCGGCAGTATGCCTGATAAAAGAGAAATTCAGTAAAATCGCTTTCATCGGAGGCCCTCCTGCTGTAAACGTTTTCCGGGACAGGAAGGAGGGATATTTAAAAGCCATGAAGGACTTCTCTTTAAATGTACCTCCAAACTTTATCGTCGAAGGAAGATTAGGCAAGGAAAAGGCCTGTGAAACGGCAATCCAGTTGTTAAGTCTTAGTGATCCCCCGGATGCTTTTTTTACAGTATCTGACCATCAGGCGCTCGGTGTGGCTATGGCTCTCAAAAAGTTAAATATAGATAAAAACAAAGTGGGGCTGTTCGGATTTGCGAATGAAAGTTTTGGAGAGCTTTTAAGTCCTTCGCTTTCTTCAGTTGATCAGAAAAGCACCGCCATGGGATATGAAGCCGCCATGCTTTACTTTAGTGAGATGCTCAATGGTAAGGAGCTTGTTAAAGCCAGCAAAACAAAGATTATCGAAAGCGAACTAGTTATCCGGGAGAGCTCTAAAAGGATGCATCAGGCATAA
- a CDS encoding zinc-binding alcohol dehydrogenase family protein, translating into MKALVCTTPGQFDYCEKDKPVLEEGKAIIKIKRIGICGTDLHAFEGTQPFFSYPRILGHELAGELVEADAAEGFETGERVSFIPYFNCGKCVACRNGKPNCCTDINVCGVHVDGGMAEYLSVPSASLLHGEGLTFDELALVEPLAIGAHGVRRAGVQKGEFVLVIGAGPIGLGTMEFARISGGNVIALDINNERLQFCKDRLKVEHTVNALSPNVTEQLWEITNGDMPTVVIDATGSQKAINNAFQYMAHGARFVLIGLQKGEISFSHPEFHKREGTLMSSRNATREDFEHVISSMKQGLVDPKTYITHRVNFDSVKEQFESWLNPATGVIKAIVEL; encoded by the coding sequence ATGAAAGCTTTAGTTTGTACAACACCAGGACAGTTTGATTATTGTGAGAAAGACAAGCCGGTTCTGGAGGAGGGAAAAGCAATAATAAAAATCAAAAGGATAGGGATATGCGGAACTGATCTCCATGCATTCGAGGGAACACAGCCGTTTTTTAGCTATCCGCGGATTCTTGGTCATGAACTTGCAGGCGAACTCGTCGAGGCTGACGCAGCCGAAGGGTTTGAAACAGGAGAACGCGTTAGCTTTATACCGTATTTTAATTGCGGTAAATGCGTGGCCTGCAGGAACGGCAAACCTAACTGCTGTACGGATATAAACGTTTGTGGAGTACACGTTGACGGAGGCATGGCCGAATACCTGTCTGTACCTTCTGCATCTTTGCTTCATGGAGAAGGACTAACTTTTGATGAGCTTGCTTTAGTTGAGCCTCTGGCTATCGGTGCGCATGGAGTTCGCAGGGCAGGCGTGCAGAAAGGTGAGTTTGTTCTAGTGATTGGCGCGGGACCGATAGGACTGGGAACAATGGAATTCGCACGTATTTCAGGCGGTAATGTGATCGCCCTCGATATCAACAACGAACGCCTCCAGTTCTGTAAGGACCGATTGAAAGTGGAGCATACCGTTAACGCCCTTTCTCCCAACGTTACTGAGCAACTGTGGGAAATTACAAACGGCGACATGCCTACTGTAGTGATTGATGCTACTGGTAGTCAGAAGGCAATTAATAATGCTTTTCAATACATGGCCCATGGCGCCCGTTTTGTACTCATCGGTTTGCAAAAAGGTGAAATTTCGTTCAGCCATCCCGAATTTCATAAAAGAGAAGGAACATTAATGAGCAGCCGCAACGCCACGCGGGAAGACTTCGAACATGTCATCTCCTCCATGAAACAAGGCCTTGTGGATCCAAAAACCTACATCACGCACAGGGTTAATTTTGACAGCGTTAAAGAACAGTTTGAAAGCTGGCTCAATCCCGCAACAGGTGTAATAAAGGCCATAGTGGAACTTTAG
- a CDS encoding aldo/keto reductase gives MTPHTKQKDITLPRVIFGTSALGNLYTALPYEVKEEIVGECVRNSQGTVVFDSAGKYGAGLALESLGNCLDNLNVSPESVIISNKLGWYRTNLKTPEPTFEPGVWKDLKFDAVQKISYEGILECFRQGNLLLGKYTPQLISVHDPDEYLAIARTSAEEDKLYQDILEAYKALLSLKKTHQVLVGVGAKSWKAIERIYADIKLDWVMIANSMTIKNHPPELLNFMEKLKLDGVKIINSAVFHAGFLTGGDYYDYKLIKPDANEHKEIFKWRDEFFELCREFNIKPATACVQFALSAPGVVSIALNTTNPKRVKENIGMAYEVVPAPFWKAMKEKGLISKEYNYL, from the coding sequence ATGACACCACATACAAAACAGAAAGATATTACTCTGCCAAGGGTAATTTTTGGGACAAGTGCCCTTGGGAATTTGTACACAGCACTCCCTTATGAGGTAAAAGAAGAAATTGTAGGTGAGTGTGTTAGAAATTCGCAGGGAACAGTTGTATTTGACTCGGCAGGCAAATATGGCGCCGGACTCGCACTCGAATCATTGGGTAATTGTCTTGACAACTTAAATGTATCGCCCGAATCAGTTATCATCAGTAACAAGCTGGGCTGGTACCGAACAAATCTGAAGACTCCCGAACCAACTTTCGAGCCAGGAGTATGGAAAGACCTTAAATTTGACGCTGTACAAAAAATCAGCTACGAAGGAATCCTGGAATGCTTCAGGCAAGGAAACCTATTACTAGGAAAATATACTCCTCAATTAATATCAGTTCACGATCCCGACGAATACCTCGCTATTGCCCGAACCTCTGCCGAAGAGGATAAGTTATATCAGGATATCCTGGAAGCGTATAAAGCCCTCTTAAGTCTGAAAAAAACTCATCAGGTATTGGTAGGAGTTGGAGCAAAGAGCTGGAAAGCTATTGAGAGGATATATGCAGATATCAAGCTGGACTGGGTAATGATTGCCAACAGCATGACAATTAAAAATCATCCGCCCGAACTGCTCAATTTCATGGAAAAACTAAAACTGGATGGAGTTAAGATTATCAATTCCGCTGTTTTTCATGCTGGATTCCTTACCGGAGGCGACTATTACGACTATAAACTAATTAAACCAGATGCCAACGAGCATAAAGAGATATTTAAATGGAGGGATGAGTTTTTTGAATTATGCCGGGAGTTTAACATAAAACCTGCTACTGCATGCGTACAGTTTGCACTGAGTGCACCGGGAGTTGTAAGCATTGCGTTAAATACTACAAATCCTAAAAGAGTAAAAGAAAATATAGGAATGGCCTATGAGGTAGTCCCAGCGCCATTCTGGAAGGCTATGAAAGAAAAAGGGCTAATCTCAAAAGAATATAATTATTTGTAG